A single Oligoflexia bacterium DNA region contains:
- a CDS encoding ABC transporter ATP-binding protein codes for MELIKKLLSLFSTREKYYLLLLIFLMIFSASLEVIGVGIIVPFIGIIADPTLVAKKQYLSQINQWLGHPEHHQLIIICGVLLICFFIFKNVFLACLIYLQNRITFKKYLGISRRLLSTYLGQPYSYHLEHNSAVLIRNLDQVGLVFQNGVLLPMLSVITEVVIVILMTLALIAIEPFTAITSVGTLGLLTMIFYYSVKSKMKLKGIQQQHFTEAKYKWIVQSLGGIKETKILGRENFFLDEYTKNLIGYSNTTRYALTMNQLPKLFIETIAVSGIVLITCILIWNKRDMTAILPVLALFAVAAVRIMPSFTRIMTNLSCIRFYRSSIDVVYHDLTRVQSIEIPSVKLDADPIVFSKTIELKDIFFKYDSSTQWILGGVSAYINKGESVAFIGPSGAGKTTLVDMVLGLLPPQKGTITIDGSDIWSNITSWQKSIGYVPQLIFLSDDTIRRNVAFGIPDAEIDDNRVWNALRMAQLEDFVQASSEKLEAFVGERGVRISGGQRQRLGIARALYHNPEVLIFDEATSSLDHETEQEVTNAINNLTGEKTIILITHRLTTAKKCKRLYKLSGGKIITSGNYQEVVGGV; via the coding sequence ATGGAATTAATTAAGAAACTTTTATCCTTATTCAGCACCCGAGAGAAGTATTATCTGCTCTTATTGATTTTCCTCATGATCTTCAGTGCGAGTCTTGAAGTCATCGGAGTAGGTATCATTGTGCCCTTTATCGGCATCATCGCTGACCCTACTTTGGTAGCAAAAAAACAGTATCTTTCTCAAATAAATCAATGGCTGGGACACCCAGAGCACCACCAGTTAATCATTATCTGCGGGGTCTTATTGATATGCTTTTTTATATTTAAAAATGTTTTTTTAGCCTGCCTGATTTATCTTCAAAATCGAATTACATTTAAAAAATATTTAGGTATTTCGCGGCGATTACTTTCCACTTACCTGGGCCAACCTTATAGCTATCATCTAGAGCATAATTCAGCAGTACTTATTCGAAATCTTGATCAAGTTGGACTCGTTTTTCAAAACGGAGTTCTTCTCCCAATGTTGAGCGTTATTACTGAAGTTGTAATTGTCATTTTAATGACCCTTGCATTGATTGCTATAGAGCCTTTTACTGCAATCACATCTGTGGGAACTTTAGGGCTGCTTACAATGATTTTTTATTATTCTGTGAAATCAAAAATGAAACTTAAAGGAATTCAACAGCAACACTTCACTGAAGCAAAGTACAAATGGATTGTTCAAAGTCTTGGGGGAATAAAAGAAACTAAGATTTTAGGACGAGAAAACTTTTTTCTCGATGAATACACAAAAAATCTAATCGGTTATTCTAACACCACAAGATATGCACTCACCATGAACCAATTGCCTAAGCTTTTCATTGAAACTATAGCTGTGAGTGGAATCGTTCTCATCACTTGTATTTTGATTTGGAATAAAAGAGATATGACAGCCATTTTGCCCGTACTGGCGCTTTTTGCAGTTGCAGCAGTACGTATCATGCCTTCTTTTACTCGCATCATGACCAATCTTTCCTGTATTCGCTTTTACCGCTCATCGATTGATGTCGTTTACCATGATCTGACAAGGGTACAATCCATAGAAATCCCAAGTGTTAAATTAGATGCTGATCCAATCGTTTTTAGCAAAACCATTGAACTAAAAGATATCTTTTTTAAATACGACAGCTCTACACAATGGATACTTGGTGGTGTAAGTGCCTATATCAACAAAGGTGAGTCAGTCGCATTTATTGGTCCCTCCGGAGCAGGAAAAACAACATTAGTTGATATGGTCCTTGGGCTTTTGCCTCCTCAGAAGGGCACGATTACAATCGATGGAAGTGACATTTGGAGTAATATTACGAGCTGGCAAAAAAGTATCGGTTACGTACCTCAACTTATATTTTTGTCAGATGACACGATTCGAAGAAATGTTGCTTTTGGAATTCCTGATGCAGAAATAGATGATAATCGTGTTTGGAATGCGTTGCGCATGGCTCAGCTAGAAGACTTTGTCCAAGCATCTTCAGAGAAATTAGAAGCTTTTGTTGGAGAACGAGGGGTTCGAATCAGCGGTGGACAAAGACAACGTCTTGGTATTGCGCGCGCGCTTTACCATAATCCAGAAGTACTGATTTTTGATGAAGCAACATCTTCGCTTGATCATGAAACTGAACAAGAAGTCACAAATGCTATCAATAATCTCACAGGTGAAAAAACAATCATATTGATTACGCACAGACTCACTACTGCAAAAAAATGCAAGCGTCTCTATAAGTTAAGTGGTGGTAAGATTATCACATCAGGAAATTATCAAGAAGTAGTCGGTGGTGTTTAA
- a CDS encoding GDP-mannose 4,6-dehydratase, whose product MGEKYLVIGGNGIFGVHMIKYLLETNPKAQVISVGRNEEKIKAFSLYKGIDDSRFAYHKIHAVFETEKLFELFEKEKPDYIINFAALAASVAASWDYATDYYETNTVWLAKAADHLVGKKWLKKWVQIGSSEIFGAVKGPASESTPYNPSTPYAVSKLAGDLHLKAVCKVRGFPMNILWPSNGYGSGQQLYRIVPRTVLACLLGRELPLQGGGAAVKSYIHARDLAHGIFLTLKNADIGKCYTMGPKDGGISIKDLVFKTITLMDRNPNDIVKIAPDRLGQDAQYLLDSTRIHAELGWTPEISIEEGLLETINWAKTYLNDLKSLPTEVVFEP is encoded by the coding sequence GTGGGCGAAAAGTACCTAGTTATCGGTGGCAACGGAATATTTGGCGTTCATATGATCAAATATCTTCTTGAAACTAATCCAAAAGCCCAAGTTATTTCAGTTGGAAGAAATGAAGAAAAAATCAAAGCCTTCTCTCTTTATAAGGGTATTGACGATAGTCGTTTTGCTTACCATAAGATTCATGCTGTTTTTGAAACAGAAAAACTTTTTGAACTCTTCGAAAAAGAAAAACCCGATTACATCATCAACTTCGCCGCATTAGCGGCTTCCGTCGCAGCAAGTTGGGATTATGCTACAGATTATTATGAAACAAACACAGTATGGCTTGCGAAAGCTGCTGATCATTTGGTTGGAAAAAAATGGCTAAAGAAATGGGTGCAAATCGGAAGTTCAGAAATTTTTGGAGCTGTTAAGGGGCCAGCCAGTGAATCAACTCCCTATAACCCGTCAACTCCTTACGCAGTCTCAAAACTTGCTGGAGATTTGCATCTCAAAGCTGTTTGTAAAGTTCGAGGCTTCCCAATGAATATTTTGTGGCCATCAAATGGATATGGCTCGGGTCAACAACTTTATCGAATCGTTCCGCGAACAGTTTTAGCTTGTCTTTTGGGTCGTGAACTTCCACTTCAAGGTGGAGGGGCAGCGGTGAAATCATATATTCATGCTCGTGACTTAGCTCACGGAATTTTCCTCACATTAAAGAATGCTGATATTGGCAAGTGCTACACCATGGGCCCCAAAGACGGTGGCATTTCAATTAAAGATTTAGTTTTTAAAACCATCACTCTGATGGATAGAAACCCAAATGATATTGTGAAAATCGCACCTGATCGTCTTGGTCAAGACGCCCAATATCTTCTGGATTCAACACGTATCCACGCAGAACTTGGTTGGACCCCCGAAATCAGTATTGAGGAGGGGCTTCTTGAAACGATCAACTGGGCAAAAACTTATTTGAATGATCTTAAGTCACTTCCCACTGAAGTTGTTTTTGAGCCGTAG
- a CDS encoding glycosyltransferase — protein sequence MVKKLSIITITYKDSQGLQTTLDSLKPLSQSDIKWEHVIVDSSPEINKAVISSLPASWPLIYKTIPAQGVYDAFNHGLGASKGEWIWLLNGGDRLKSLEALKIVLSEIQQARDIDLVLAAVALTKNGKYQYTQIPNRQLEKNILGSQKLCQQGLIYKAALFKKTGLFSTKYKIASDYEHHFRCMLSGAKTLQCADVIAEFDMSGSSANYKLAFKEFKKIHKELRSKLPLKLTLINEIYRRKDYLRVLLLKFFAQSPLAPILRPLWIAWNRGFRL from the coding sequence ATGGTTAAAAAACTTTCCATCATCACCATCACCTACAAAGACTCTCAAGGGCTTCAAACAACCTTAGATTCCCTCAAACCACTCTCGCAAAGTGATATTAAATGGGAGCATGTTATTGTTGATTCCTCCCCTGAGATTAATAAAGCAGTTATTTCAAGCCTCCCCGCATCTTGGCCTTTGATTTACAAAACAATTCCCGCACAAGGTGTGTACGATGCTTTTAACCACGGCCTTGGCGCATCAAAGGGCGAGTGGATTTGGCTTTTAAATGGCGGTGATCGTCTTAAGTCTCTTGAAGCTTTAAAAATTGTTTTAAGTGAAATTCAGCAAGCGCGCGATATAGATTTAGTACTTGCGGCAGTTGCCCTGACTAAGAATGGAAAGTATCAGTACACGCAAATTCCAAATCGCCAATTAGAAAAAAATATTTTGGGCTCTCAAAAACTTTGCCAACAAGGTCTTATTTATAAGGCCGCACTTTTTAAAAAAACAGGCCTCTTCTCTACAAAATACAAAATTGCCTCTGATTATGAGCACCACTTCAGATGTATGCTCTCAGGGGCAAAGACTCTGCAGTGTGCAGATGTTATCGCAGAATTTGACATGTCTGGAAGTTCTGCTAACTACAAACTTGCTTTTAAAGAATTTAAAAAAATTCACAAAGAATTAAGATCAAAACTTCCGCTAAAATTAACTTTGATAAATGAAATTTATCGACGCAAAGATTACTTAAGAGTTTTACTTTTAAAGTTTTTTGCACAGAGCCCATTAGCTCCGATTTTAAGACCCTTGTGGATCGCCTGGAATCGAGGATTTCGTCTGTGA
- a CDS encoding glycosyltransferase family 4 protein encodes MKQVLIIHREYRHRGGEDVFLDEILIPQLKKLNIDHKVILLPSLKNPLEFLFMVLGLEKLRPSYQKVKNETRSKDFSHVLFNNFIPTVSFALPGFFKAQNIKTLMWVHNARLSCANGLLFNGQTPCHRCLTTGSRWDFLQNCHQNLMQSFLYSLVYRFNRVPKKILKNIDQFVCNSQFSQNILSSTSRHLGLPIKESVVIPMPVSMKSISTESPTPPLHPPIAQLSKQFYLFMGRVSFEKGADIFADFANKYPNKNFVMCGTGPMLDELQNRKISNLIFLGHITSEKPWLYTHAQALIIPSRVAETASLVISESRAYGTPVIYPKGGGAEETFNSLGCTGCSLVEFKAQEFARSEPSKLAHDTENKFENQLSKLFAN; translated from the coding sequence ATGAAACAGGTCTTAATTATTCATCGTGAATATCGACATAGAGGCGGAGAAGATGTTTTTCTTGATGAGATTCTCATTCCCCAACTTAAGAAATTAAATATCGATCATAAAGTTATACTCCTTCCATCTTTAAAAAATCCGTTAGAATTTTTATTTATGGTTTTAGGATTAGAAAAACTCAGACCCAGTTATCAAAAGGTTAAAAACGAGACTAGGTCTAAAGATTTTAGCCATGTGCTATTTAATAATTTTATCCCCACAGTTTCATTTGCATTGCCTGGGTTTTTCAAAGCTCAAAATATTAAAACGCTCATGTGGGTGCATAATGCCAGGCTTTCGTGCGCTAACGGGCTTTTATTTAATGGCCAAACACCTTGTCATCGCTGTTTGACAACTGGGAGTCGTTGGGATTTTTTACAGAACTGCCATCAAAATCTCATGCAATCTTTTTTATACTCTCTAGTTTATAGATTTAATCGAGTACCTAAAAAAATCTTAAAAAATATTGACCAGTTTGTTTGCAATTCTCAGTTCAGCCAAAATATTCTTAGCTCCACTAGTCGTCATCTCGGTTTGCCAATAAAAGAATCAGTGGTTATTCCCATGCCTGTAAGTATGAAGTCTATTTCCACAGAATCCCCCACACCACCTCTTCATCCACCAATTGCGCAGCTTTCAAAGCAATTTTATTTATTCATGGGACGAGTATCTTTTGAAAAAGGAGCAGATATTTTTGCAGATTTTGCAAACAAGTATCCTAACAAAAATTTTGTAATGTGCGGAACGGGCCCCATGCTCGATGAACTTCAAAATAGAAAAATCTCAAATCTCATTTTTTTAGGCCATATCACCTCAGAAAAACCGTGGCTCTACACCCATGCACAAGCACTTATAATTCCTTCTCGAGTAGCTGAAACTGCCTCACTGGTAATCTCAGAATCCCGCGCATATGGAACACCTGTGATTTATCCAAAAGGTGGAGGTGCAGAGGAAACTTTTAATTCTCTCGGATGCACAGGTTGTAGCTTAGTAGAGTTTAAGGCCCAAGAATTTGCGCGCTCTGAGCCATCAAAACTGGCACATGATACCGAAAATAAATTTGAAAATCAGCTTTCCAAACTTTTTGCCAATTAA
- the wecB gene encoding UDP-N-acetylglucosamine 2-epimerase (non-hydrolyzing) has translation MKTVLVFAGTRPEIIKMAPLIRELRSRQSAVRTHFVFTGQHVEIALPFLKFFEIEPDTRLQLMNPNQSLGQLTSTAFLQFDEFLKQQSSVAALVQGDTTTAFAAALSCYYQHIPIGHVEAGLRTQNLNEPFPEEANRRMITRLASWNYAPTIKAGETLKNEQVNPESILVTGNTGIDALLWTAAQNFEPKSDELQKLKNQKLVLITLHRRENLEDRLEHILKAFVKLADQFKEIQFVMPVHPNPKVVVAAKKYLSGLANVHLVSPLDYPDFVWVMKKAELILSDSGGIQEEAPSLLKPVLVLRENTERPEAVEYGTSIMVGVNSESIVSTAVSFLTGNRSIKNRGSKNPYGDGTASRKIVDHLLAQI, from the coding sequence ATGAAGACAGTACTTGTATTCGCCGGTACGCGGCCTGAGATCATTAAAATGGCTCCCCTCATTCGGGAATTGCGCTCACGTCAAAGTGCCGTACGCACACACTTTGTGTTTACGGGTCAGCATGTTGAAATCGCCCTTCCGTTTTTAAAGTTTTTTGAAATTGAACCTGACACGCGCCTTCAACTGATGAACCCCAATCAAAGCTTAGGGCAACTCACTTCCACAGCCTTTTTACAGTTTGATGAATTTTTAAAGCAACAAAGTTCAGTTGCAGCTTTGGTTCAAGGTGACACAACAACAGCTTTTGCAGCAGCGCTGTCATGTTATTATCAGCACATTCCTATAGGACATGTTGAAGCAGGTCTTAGAACTCAAAATCTTAATGAACCATTTCCTGAAGAAGCCAATCGTCGCATGATCACACGTCTTGCAAGTTGGAACTATGCTCCAACAATAAAGGCTGGAGAAACGTTGAAAAATGAGCAAGTGAATCCTGAGTCTATTTTAGTAACAGGAAACACAGGCATTGATGCCCTTTTGTGGACAGCAGCGCAAAATTTTGAGCCCAAGAGTGATGAACTTCAGAAATTAAAAAATCAAAAGCTTGTGCTGATTACTTTGCATCGTCGTGAAAACCTCGAAGATCGTCTCGAACACATATTAAAAGCGTTTGTGAAATTGGCTGATCAGTTTAAAGAAATACAGTTTGTCATGCCCGTGCATCCTAACCCGAAAGTGGTTGTTGCAGCTAAAAAATATTTGAGTGGCTTGGCAAATGTTCATCTGGTTTCGCCTCTGGATTATCCTGATTTTGTTTGGGTGATGAAAAAGGCAGAGCTGATTTTGAGTGACTCAGGTGGAATCCAAGAGGAAGCCCCAAGCCTTTTAAAACCTGTACTTGTTTTAAGAGAAAATACAGAAAGACCTGAAGCTGTGGAATATGGAACTTCTATCATGGTGGGAGTAAACTCCGAAAGTATCGTGTCAACAGCAGTTTCATTTTTAACTGGAAATCGTAGTATTAAAAACCGTGGTTCAAAAAACCCTTATGGTGATGGTACCGCAAGCCGTAAGATCGTTGATCATCTTTTAGCGCAGATTTAA
- a CDS encoding glycosyltransferase family 4 protein, with translation MNIGHVSLTYRPVFGGQDTYIENLKQVLSHRGHKSTVYQAVSLRHKIDKTGVHAVLTPPGFGRFIANFNWYYFNFFLKFFKSKLAKEDVLIVHYAVHYPAVKFHPRVIILSHGIEWHTPADQWDDALRARRARETFKKCFVVANDTEYLRFCGVDIKPATRFFEEVQPGKWFVPNCVDTEHFKKVTSDQELAKLKPILVPRNIYYHRGIHLALEAFGLLVHEGNTENSMVIVGKIVDQEYYKNLLEIIKKYNIKDRVYFRGHSDWQKMPALYSASVCTIIPTIDCEGTSLSALESMACGTPVIATSVAGLKDLPCLHSEPEPMALKNALFEMLNKREHYATRQQNEVIKTFNLKNWEQAWTKIIEKASV, from the coding sequence ATGAATATAGGACACGTTTCACTCACTTATCGCCCCGTCTTTGGGGGGCAAGATACATATATTGAAAACCTAAAGCAGGTTTTAAGTCACCGAGGCCACAAAAGTACAGTTTACCAAGCCGTCTCACTTCGACATAAAATCGACAAAACTGGCGTTCACGCAGTATTAACACCACCCGGATTTGGGCGTTTCATCGCTAATTTTAACTGGTACTACTTTAATTTTTTCTTAAAATTTTTTAAATCCAAACTTGCTAAAGAAGATGTGCTCATTGTTCACTACGCCGTTCACTACCCCGCTGTAAAATTTCATCCACGGGTGATTATTCTTTCTCATGGTATAGAGTGGCACACACCAGCCGATCAATGGGACGACGCCTTACGAGCAAGACGCGCGCGCGAAACTTTTAAAAAATGTTTCGTTGTAGCAAACGATACAGAATATTTACGATTTTGTGGTGTCGATATCAAACCTGCAACTAGATTTTTTGAAGAAGTACAACCTGGAAAATGGTTTGTTCCTAATTGTGTAGACACTGAGCATTTCAAAAAAGTGACATCGGATCAAGAACTCGCAAAGCTCAAACCCATCTTGGTGCCACGTAATATATATTATCACCGCGGCATTCATTTAGCGTTGGAAGCTTTTGGGTTACTCGTGCACGAAGGTAATACTGAAAACAGTATGGTCATCGTTGGTAAAATTGTTGATCAAGAATATTATAAAAATCTTTTAGAAATTATTAAAAAATATAATATCAAAGATCGCGTTTATTTCAGAGGTCATTCAGATTGGCAAAAAATGCCCGCACTGTATTCAGCTAGTGTGTGTACGATCATTCCAACGATTGATTGTGAAGGCACATCCCTTAGTGCGCTTGAAAGCATGGCCTGCGGTACCCCCGTCATCGCCACCTCTGTCGCCGGACTCAAAGATCTACCCTGCCTCCATAGTGAACCAGAACCCATGGCATTAAAAAATGCCCTCTTTGAAATGCTTAACAAACGAGAACATTATGCAACGAGACAGCAAAATGAAGTTATTAAGACTTTCAATTTAAAAAATTGGGAACAAGCTTGGACGAAAATCATAGAAAAAGCGTCAGTTTAA